A genome region from Actinobacillus arthritidis includes the following:
- a CDS encoding cupin domain-containing protein, whose product MNIPFCLPENISPETFLRDYWQKRPLLIRNGLPQIVGLFEPEDIMELALEEEITARLIKCENEQWSVKTSPFTESDLQDLPAQFSVMVQNLEQWSPELGALWQAFSFLPQWQRDDIMVSCSPKGGTVGKHYDEYDVFLVQGYGQRRWQLGKWCDPSTEFKPNQPIRIFDDMGELVLDEVMNPGDVLYVPSRMAHYGVSETEGLTFSFGLRYPNAADLLENFCKTLEHHSEVIAGSEFNIPFRLAPHEQPNALLDPKMVKVLKHQLIDLLQNSDQFDEIFTHSVATAVSSRRYDLLQTDNEYYPDEVQGILEEGGWIQQDANVKMLYTENPQRIYVNGEWIDELNEAEQNLLIRIANGDAISWNKLASKVKNQEELELLLDTICDWLDNGWVILEESE is encoded by the coding sequence ATGAACATTCCATTCTGCTTACCTGAAAATATTAGCCCGGAAACTTTCTTACGTGATTATTGGCAAAAACGACCGCTGTTAATCCGTAACGGCTTACCGCAAATTGTCGGATTATTCGAGCCGGAAGATATTATGGAGTTAGCGTTAGAAGAGGAAATCACTGCTCGCTTAATCAAATGTGAAAATGAGCAATGGTCGGTCAAAACCAGTCCGTTTACGGAAAGCGATTTACAAGATTTACCGGCGCAATTCTCAGTTATGGTACAAAACTTAGAGCAATGGTCACCGGAACTCGGTGCATTGTGGCAAGCGTTTAGCTTCTTACCGCAATGGCAACGTGACGACATTATGGTCTCTTGCTCACCTAAAGGTGGTACCGTTGGTAAACATTATGATGAATACGATGTTTTTCTCGTGCAAGGTTACGGTCAGCGCCGTTGGCAACTCGGTAAATGGTGCGATCCTTCCACCGAATTTAAACCAAACCAACCTATCCGTATTTTCGATGATATGGGCGAATTGGTGTTAGATGAAGTGATGAATCCGGGCGATGTGCTTTATGTGCCTTCTCGTATGGCTCACTATGGTGTATCGGAAACCGAAGGGCTAACATTCTCATTCGGTTTACGCTACCCGAATGCGGCGGATTTACTCGAAAACTTCTGCAAAACATTGGAACACCATTCGGAAGTGATTGCAGGCTCGGAATTTAATATCCCGTTCCGCCTTGCACCACATGAACAACCGAATGCGTTACTTGATCCGAAAATGGTAAAAGTGTTGAAGCATCAATTAATCGACTTATTACAAAACTCTGATCAATTTGATGAAATCTTTACTCACAGCGTTGCTACTGCGGTAAGTTCTCGTCGTTACGATCTACTACAAACGGATAACGAATACTATCCGGATGAAGTACAAGGTATTTTGGAAGAAGGTGGTTGGATTCAACAAGATGCGAATGTCAAAATGCTTTATACCGAAAATCCGCAACGTATTTATGTAAACGGTGAGTGGATTGACGAGCTAAATGAAGCGGAACAAAACTTGTTAATTCGTATTGCCAACGGTGATGCAATCTCTTGGAACAAGCTAGCGTCAAAAGTAAAAAACCAAGAAGAGCTTGAATTATTGTTAGATACTATTTGTGATTGGCTTGATAACGGTTGGGTGATTTTAGAAGAATCGGAATAA
- the rplS gene encoding 50S ribosomal protein L19 translates to MSNIIKQIEQEQLKQNVPSFRPGDTLEVKVWVVEGSKKRLQAFEGVVIAIRNRGLHSAFTLRKVSNGVGVERVFQTHSPVVDSISVKRKGAVRKAKLYYLRERSGKSARIKERLGE, encoded by the coding sequence ATGAGTAACATCATCAAACAAATCGAACAAGAACAGTTAAAACAAAACGTACCTAGCTTTCGTCCAGGCGACACATTAGAAGTTAAGGTATGGGTAGTAGAAGGTAGTAAAAAACGTTTGCAAGCGTTCGAAGGCGTGGTTATTGCAATTCGTAACCGTGGCTTGCACTCTGCATTCACTCTACGTAAAGTATCAAACGGCGTAGGCGTTGAACGTGTATTCCAAACTCACTCACCGGTAGTTGACAGCATCTCTGTTAAACGTAAAGGTGCGGTACGTAAAGCTAAACTTTACTACTTACGTGAGCGTTCAGGTAAATCTGCACGTATCAAAGAGCGTCTTGGCGAATAA
- a CDS encoding DNA-directed RNA polymerase subunit alpha, translated as MQGSVTEFLKPHLVNIEQISSTHAKVTLEPLERGFGHTLGNALRRILLSSMPGCAVTEVEIDGVLHEYSDKEGVQEDILEVLLNLKGLAVKVSGKDDIILTLNKSGIGPVTATDITHDGDVEIVNPHHIICHLTDKDASISMRIRIQRGRGYVPASARVHSQDEDRPIGRLLVDARFSPVDRIAYNVEAARVEQRTDLDKLIIEMETNGTIDPEEAIRRLATILAEQLDAFVDLRDVRQPEIKEEKPEFDPILLRPVDDLELTVRSANCLKAETIHYIGDLVQRTEVELLKTPNLGKKSLTEIKDVLASRGLSLGMRLENWPPASIAED; from the coding sequence ATGCAGGGTTCTGTGACAGAATTTTTAAAGCCGCACTTAGTGAATATTGAGCAAATTAGTTCAACTCACGCAAAAGTGACCTTAGAGCCGTTAGAACGTGGTTTTGGCCATACATTAGGTAACGCACTTCGTCGCATTTTACTTTCGTCTATGCCGGGTTGTGCCGTTACAGAAGTTGAAATTGATGGTGTATTACATGAATACAGCGACAAAGAAGGCGTACAAGAAGATATTCTTGAAGTATTGTTAAACCTTAAAGGTCTAGCGGTAAAAGTGTCAGGTAAAGATGATATTATTTTGACACTAAATAAGTCTGGAATTGGCCCTGTAACTGCGACCGACATTACGCATGATGGTGACGTAGAAATTGTAAATCCACACCATATTATCTGTCATTTAACAGATAAAGACGCATCAATTAGTATGCGTATCCGTATTCAACGTGGTCGTGGTTATGTACCAGCGTCTGCTCGTGTACATTCTCAAGATGAAGATCGACCAATTGGTCGTTTATTAGTCGATGCTCGTTTCAGTCCGGTAGATCGCATTGCTTATAATGTTGAAGCCGCACGTGTTGAACAGCGTACAGACTTAGATAAACTCATTATTGAGATGGAAACAAATGGCACAATCGATCCAGAAGAAGCCATTCGTCGTCTTGCTACAATTTTAGCAGAACAATTAGATGCATTCGTTGATTTACGTGATGTTCGTCAACCTGAAATTAAGGAAGAGAAACCGGAATTTGATCCGATTTTACTCCGTCCAGTAGATGATTTAGAGTTGACAGTTCGTTCTGCTAACTGTTTGAAAGCAGAGACAATTCACTATATCGGTGATTTAGTACAACGTACAGAAGTTGAGTTATTAAAAACGCCTAATCTTGGTAAGAAATCACTTACTGAGATTAAGGATGTACTTGCTTCTCGTGGCTTATCACTGGGTATGCGCCTTGAGAATTGGCCTCCAGCAAGTATTGCTGAAGACTAA
- the rimM gene encoding ribosome maturation factor RimM (Essential for efficient processing of 16S rRNA), protein MSEQKIEVVGKLGATYGIRGWLRLYSSTEEAESIFDYQPWFLKIKGQWQPVELESWRYHSNDLIVKLKGTDDRETAQLLTNAEIGVDLSVFPELEEGDYYWHDLIGCQVVNLENYTMGIVTELMETGSNDVLVVRANNKDAFGKQERLIPFLYEQVVKRVDLATKTITVDWDAGF, encoded by the coding sequence ATGAGCGAACAAAAAATTGAAGTTGTCGGAAAACTAGGGGCTACCTATGGGATTCGTGGCTGGTTACGTCTCTATTCATCAACTGAAGAAGCTGAAAGCATTTTCGATTATCAGCCTTGGTTCTTAAAAATTAAGGGACAATGGCAACCAGTCGAATTAGAAAGTTGGCGTTACCACAGCAATGATTTGATTGTGAAATTGAAAGGTACCGACGATCGTGAAACTGCACAGTTACTAACGAATGCCGAAATTGGTGTAGATTTGTCTGTGTTTCCTGAATTGGAAGAAGGAGATTATTACTGGCACGATTTAATCGGTTGCCAAGTAGTGAATCTTGAAAACTATACGATGGGCATTGTGACTGAATTAATGGAAACAGGTTCAAATGATGTTTTGGTTGTACGCGCTAACAATAAAGATGCTTTTGGTAAGCAAGAACGATTAATTCCGTTCTTATATGAACAAGTAGTTAAAAGAGTAGATCTCGCCACCAAAACAATTACGGTGGATTGGGACGCTGGTTTCTAA
- the rplQ gene encoding 50S ribosomal protein L17, producing MRHRKSGRQLNRNSSHRQAMFRNMASALIGHEIIKTTLPKAKELRRVVEPLITLAKEDSVANRRLAFARTRNVETVAKLFNELGPRFAQRAGGYTRILKCGFRAGDNAPMAYIELVDRPEVAEAIAE from the coding sequence ATGCGCCATCGTAAGAGTGGACGTCAATTAAACCGTAACAGTAGCCATCGCCAAGCGATGTTTCGTAATATGGCAAGTGCTTTAATCGGTCACGAGATCATTAAAACAACTTTACCTAAAGCTAAAGAGTTACGTCGTGTAGTTGAACCATTAATTACTTTAGCAAAAGAAGATAGCGTTGCAAATCGTCGCTTAGCTTTTGCTCGTACACGCAACGTAGAAACAGTTGCTAAATTATTCAATGAATTAGGTCCACGTTTTGCACAACGTGCGGGTGGTTATACTCGTATCTTAAAATGTGGTTTCCGTGCAGGCGACAATGCGCCAATGGCTTACATTGAATTAGTTGATCGTCCAGAAGTTGCTGAAGCAATTGCGGAATAA
- a CDS encoding ABC transporter substrate-binding protein, producing MLRAIKLTAVALATLSALSGLANAKPTEITDILERKVTVELPAKRVVLAFNYQDYMAVGGEKALDNVVGFSKAVWSDWAPASWAEFSKAVPKLNQLEDIGEVEVGTFSIEKILALKPDFVLMADWQFKALDSDLEPLETAGIPVVVVDYLAQTVDKHVKSTEIIGQLTGQEAKAKQLNDEYKAIVKDIQDRVARANLPKPKVYVEFGNKGPAEHSFTFGKSMWGAMIDLVGAENIAKNAVEFYSPINPELVVATKPDVVIISGRETELKKNPQAMVAGFNIDKQEAQKRLAGFAKRPGWSELPAIKNHRLYGVYHANSRTLSDSASIQFVAKAIYPELFKDLDPTKTYQEFYRKNLPLVPQGTFYLYSESK from the coding sequence ATGTTACGAGCAATAAAATTAACAGCAGTTGCATTGGCAACATTATCTGCATTATCCGGATTGGCTAATGCGAAGCCAACTGAAATTACCGATATACTTGAGCGTAAAGTGACGGTTGAATTGCCGGCTAAACGAGTGGTACTTGCGTTTAACTATCAAGATTATATGGCGGTCGGTGGTGAAAAGGCGTTAGATAATGTGGTGGGCTTTTCTAAAGCGGTTTGGTCTGATTGGGCGCCGGCAAGTTGGGCGGAATTTAGCAAAGCGGTACCGAAACTAAATCAGTTAGAAGATATCGGTGAAGTAGAAGTCGGGACTTTCTCGATCGAGAAAATCTTAGCACTTAAACCGGATTTTGTGCTGATGGCGGATTGGCAATTTAAAGCGTTAGATTCGGATTTAGAACCGTTAGAAACAGCGGGGATTCCGGTCGTGGTGGTGGACTATTTAGCGCAAACGGTCGATAAACACGTTAAATCCACCGAGATTATCGGTCAATTAACCGGACAAGAAGCTAAAGCAAAACAGTTAAACGATGAATACAAAGCGATTGTGAAAGATATTCAAGATCGTGTTGCGAGGGCAAATTTACCGAAACCGAAAGTTTATGTTGAATTCGGTAATAAAGGGCCGGCGGAGCATAGTTTTACCTTCGGTAAAAGTATGTGGGGGGCAATGATTGATTTGGTCGGTGCGGAAAATATTGCAAAAAATGCGGTGGAATTTTATAGCCCGATTAATCCGGAATTGGTGGTTGCGACTAAACCGGATGTGGTGATTATTTCCGGACGTGAAACCGAGTTGAAGAAAAATCCACAAGCGATGGTGGCAGGCTTTAATATTGATAAACAAGAAGCGCAAAAACGCTTAGCCGGTTTTGCTAAACGCCCAGGTTGGTCTGAATTGCCGGCAATTAAAAACCATCGCTTATATGGTGTATATCATGCCAATTCGCGTACACTTTCCGATAGTGCTTCAATTCAATTTGTAGCGAAAGCAATTTATCCGGAACTATTCAAAGATTTAGACCCGACCAAAACTTATCAAGAGTTTTACCGTAAAAACTTACCTCTCGTGCCGCAAGGGACTTTCTACCTCTATTCAGAGAGTAAATAG
- the rpsP gene encoding 30S ribosomal protein S16, which translates to MVTIRLTRGGAKKRPFYQIVVADSRSPRDGRFIERIGFFNPLAAGQAERLRLDVAKVDAWVAKGAELSDRVASLVKEARQAA; encoded by the coding sequence ATGGTAACCATTCGTTTAACTCGTGGCGGAGCTAAAAAACGCCCATTCTATCAAATCGTGGTAGCTGACAGCCGTTCACCACGTGACGGTCGTTTCATCGAGCGTATCGGTTTCTTCAATCCATTAGCGGCTGGTCAAGCTGAACGTTTACGTTTAGATGTGGCTAAAGTTGATGCTTGGGTTGCTAAAGGTGCTGAACTTTCAGACCGTGTTGCATCTTTAGTGAAAGAAGCTCGTCAAGCGGCTTAA